A region from the Gemmatimonadota bacterium genome encodes:
- a CDS encoding FtsX-like permease family protein — MSAPAPRKAPWSVLASLAWRESRSTRRRLLLYMSSISLGVAALVAIDSYAENVTRSVRDQSKSLFGGDVALSPRGAFTPAADSLIDSLAAAGVTVARETAFGSMALAPRTGNTRLSQVRAVTAGFPLYGDVLTSPAGVWGRLHDERIAIVDPALLLALGADVGDSLQVGYTTFHIAASLASVPGDVGFASTFGPRLYISDRFVVDTRLLTFGSRADYDAFIRLPAGTNPDTWLDPFRARFDSVGVRARTVTQRENSLADSIDQLADFLGIVGLIALLLGGVGVASGINAWVARKIDIVAVLRCVGATSRQVMWIYATQAAVMGLVGAAAGAALGVGIQFGLPRLIKDYLPVDVTASVEPVAIGWGILLGVWIALAFALRPLIAIRRISPLQAIRRNVNPMERRGTDWSLVLVNAFIAATVLAISATRSQSLREVAAFSGGITVVVVALWASAVALSRGARRAMRAGWPYVVRQGVANLYRPANQTRAVVLSLGFGAFLVSTLYLVQGNLLKQISLTQMSSRANLVLFDVQGDQIGGVDSIVRNTTGVELVQRTPIVTMRVAALNGVEVRRRSNVADTLSREGAAASDSGGRPGERGERQGPGGWAARREYRSTYRDSLTSTETLVAGKWFGQSKPGPGEPAEEVSLELSIADDLGVTIGDVITWDVQGARVNTRVTSLREVNWARFETNFFAVFPTATLEKAPQTFVVLAAVPEGPTVGQIQRDIVRKYPNVAGLDLSLVRKTISEISSRATVAIRFLTLFSLAMGIPVLFSAVAATRRERVREGVLLKTLGATRQQIGRILFSEYALLGVLGSLTGMVLSIGGAWAIMRWVFERPFEPALGAATGIALAMLAMAVGIAFLSGRDVFRETAMAALRE; from the coding sequence GTGAGCGCCCCCGCCCCGCGCAAGGCGCCGTGGAGCGTCCTCGCCTCGCTCGCCTGGCGGGAGTCACGCAGCACGCGCCGCCGGCTCCTGCTGTACATGTCCTCCATCTCGTTAGGTGTCGCCGCGCTCGTCGCGATCGACTCCTACGCCGAAAACGTCACGCGGTCCGTCCGCGACCAGTCGAAGTCCCTGTTCGGGGGCGACGTGGCCCTCTCCCCGCGCGGCGCCTTCACACCGGCGGCGGATTCGCTGATCGATTCCCTGGCGGCCGCAGGGGTCACCGTGGCGCGCGAGACAGCATTCGGCTCCATGGCCCTCGCACCGCGCACCGGCAACACGCGACTCTCGCAGGTCCGAGCTGTCACGGCGGGATTCCCCCTGTACGGCGACGTACTCACGAGCCCGGCCGGGGTGTGGGGGCGCCTGCACGATGAGCGCATCGCCATCGTCGATCCGGCGCTCCTGCTCGCCCTCGGCGCAGACGTCGGCGATTCGCTCCAGGTCGGCTATACGACGTTCCATATCGCGGCCTCGCTGGCCAGCGTCCCCGGCGATGTGGGATTCGCCTCGACGTTCGGGCCGCGGCTGTACATCAGCGACCGGTTCGTGGTCGACACGCGCCTGCTCACCTTCGGTAGTCGGGCGGACTACGACGCCTTCATCCGCCTGCCGGCAGGGACCAACCCGGACACCTGGCTCGACCCGTTCCGTGCGCGCTTTGATTCCGTCGGGGTGCGCGCGCGCACGGTCACGCAGCGCGAGAATTCCCTCGCCGATTCCATCGACCAGCTGGCCGATTTTCTCGGGATCGTGGGGCTCATCGCCTTGCTGCTCGGTGGTGTTGGAGTCGCGAGCGGAATCAACGCCTGGGTCGCGCGCAAAATCGACATTGTCGCCGTCTTGCGCTGCGTCGGCGCCACGAGCCGGCAAGTCATGTGGATCTACGCCACGCAGGCCGCGGTGATGGGACTGGTCGGTGCCGCGGCCGGTGCCGCGCTCGGGGTCGGCATCCAGTTCGGGTTGCCGCGGCTCATCAAGGACTACCTGCCCGTGGACGTGACCGCGAGCGTCGAGCCCGTGGCGATCGGCTGGGGCATCCTGCTCGGCGTGTGGATCGCCCTGGCCTTTGCGCTGCGCCCGCTGATCGCGATCCGCCGGATTTCGCCGCTGCAGGCGATCCGCCGCAACGTGAACCCCATGGAGCGCCGAGGGACGGACTGGAGCCTGGTGCTGGTGAACGCGTTCATCGCGGCCACTGTGCTCGCTATCTCGGCCACGCGTTCGCAGTCCCTGCGCGAGGTGGCCGCCTTCAGCGGTGGGATCACGGTGGTGGTCGTGGCATTGTGGGCAAGCGCCGTGGCGCTCTCCCGCGGGGCGCGGCGTGCCATGCGTGCGGGGTGGCCGTATGTCGTGCGCCAGGGGGTGGCGAACCTGTACCGGCCGGCGAACCAGACCCGGGCGGTCGTCCTGTCGTTAGGCTTCGGCGCCTTCCTCGTCTCCACCCTGTACCTCGTGCAGGGCAACTTGCTCAAGCAGATCTCGCTGACCCAGATGAGCTCGCGGGCCAACCTGGTGCTCTTTGACGTCCAGGGGGACCAGATCGGCGGCGTGGACTCCATCGTACGGAACACCACGGGGGTCGAGCTGGTGCAGCGCACGCCCATCGTGACGATGCGCGTGGCCGCGCTGAATGGGGTCGAGGTGCGGCGACGGTCCAACGTGGCGGACACCCTCTCTCGCGAAGGGGCCGCGGCGAGCGACTCGGGTGGGCGACCTGGCGAACGCGGAGAACGACAGGGTCCTGGCGGCTGGGCCGCGCGACGCGAATACCGCTCCACTTACCGCGACTCCCTCACCAGCACTGAGACCCTCGTCGCGGGGAAGTGGTTCGGTCAGTCCAAGCCCGGTCCGGGTGAGCCGGCCGAGGAGGTCTCACTCGAACTCTCGATTGCCGATGACCTTGGGGTGACCATCGGCGACGTGATCACCTGGGATGTGCAGGGGGCGCGCGTCAACACGCGCGTGACGTCCCTTCGCGAGGTGAATTGGGCGCGCTTCGAGACGAACTTCTTTGCCGTGTTCCCGACGGCGACGCTGGAGAAGGCTCCGCAGACCTTCGTGGTGCTCGCCGCGGTCCCCGAAGGACCGACGGTAGGGCAGATCCAGCGTGACATCGTGCGGAAGTACCCCAACGTGGCCGGGCTCGACTTGTCCCTGGTCCGCAAGACGATCAGCGAGATCTCGTCGCGCGCAACCGTGGCGATCCGTTTCCTGACCCTCTTCTCACTCGCGATGGGGATCCCGGTGCTCTTCTCGGCGGTCGCTGCCACTCGGCGCGAGCGCGTGCGAGAAGGGGTACTGCTCAAGACACTCGGCGCGACCCGTCAGCAGATCGGCCGGATCCTCTTCTCCGAGTATGCCCTGCTGGGCGTCCTCGGCTCGCTCACCGGAATGGTGCTTTCCATCGGTGGAGCCTGGGCCATCATGCGGTGGGTGTTCGAGCGGCCATTTGAGCCAGCGCTCGGCGCGGCCACCGGTATTGCGCTGGCCATGTTGGCGATGGCCGTAGGGATCGCGTTCCTCTCGGGACGCGACGTGTTCAGGGAGACCGCGATGGCGGCCCTGCGCGAATAA
- a CDS encoding SIMPL domain-containing protein codes for MEDRRSQHLFGLGALAVGLVIGLLAISQSLKDIRRGNEEVAVTGSARRSIRSDFSVWRLSVSVQSSSLAAASQELTRGVDRVRAFLKAEGIPDSQLTVKPVEATGVPEITPEGRETGRILASRVSQLIEVRSADVDGITRTSLRVGALIAEGIPVAPQSPEYLYTKLGEIRTTLLEEATKDARQRAEAIVRSTGGTIGAVRDARMGVFQITPRFSTEVADYGINDVSSIEKDVTAVVRATFTIR; via the coding sequence ATGGAAGATCGCCGCTCCCAGCACCTGTTCGGCCTCGGCGCCCTCGCTGTTGGCCTCGTCATCGGACTTCTCGCGATTTCCCAGTCGCTCAAGGACATTCGGCGTGGGAATGAGGAGGTCGCTGTCACGGGCTCGGCCCGTCGCTCGATCCGCTCCGACTTCTCGGTGTGGCGACTCTCGGTTTCGGTGCAGTCCTCATCGCTGGCGGCAGCGTCGCAGGAGCTGACGCGAGGGGTCGATCGGGTGCGCGCCTTCCTCAAGGCTGAGGGGATCCCCGATTCGCAGCTCACGGTCAAGCCGGTGGAGGCGACCGGGGTACCGGAGATCACGCCTGAGGGACGTGAAACCGGGCGGATCCTGGCAAGTCGCGTTTCCCAGCTGATCGAGGTCCGGAGCGCTGACGTTGACGGCATCACCCGCACATCGCTCCGAGTGGGCGCGCTGATCGCCGAGGGGATCCCGGTAGCCCCGCAGTCTCCCGAGTACCTCTACACGAAACTTGGCGAGATCCGCACCACGCTCCTCGAGGAGGCCACAAAGGACGCGCGCCAACGCGCCGAAGCGATCGTTCGCAGCACCGGTGGCACGATCGGGGCCGTTCGCGATGCGCGGATGGGGGTCTTCCAGATCACCCCGCGATTCTCGACCGAGGTGGCGGACTACGGCATCAACGACGTGTCGTCGATCGAAAAGGACGTGACCGCCGTGGTGCGCGCGACGTTCACGATTCGGTAG
- the efp gene encoding elongation factor P: MAVPATQIRKGMVIVYEGDPCRVIDFRHHTPGNLRAMVQTKMKNLRNGSNFEHRFRADDAIEKASMETHELQFMYAAGDTYHFMNTENYDQIEMDAEALGDNAQWMVPNMEILAEYYDGRPIGIELPQYLVFEIVETSPVMKTATKTASYKPAKLENGVTINVPEFIATGERVRVNPSTGEYLDRAKD, from the coding sequence ATGGCCGTTCCAGCCACACAGATCCGCAAGGGCATGGTGATCGTGTATGAAGGCGATCCCTGCCGTGTGATCGACTTTCGTCACCACACGCCCGGCAACCTCCGGGCGATGGTGCAGACCAAGATGAAGAACCTCCGGAACGGCTCGAACTTCGAGCACCGCTTTCGGGCCGATGACGCCATCGAGAAGGCGTCGATGGAGACGCACGAGCTGCAGTTCATGTATGCGGCGGGGGATACCTACCACTTCATGAACACCGAGAACTACGACCAGATCGAGATGGACGCCGAGGCACTGGGCGACAATGCCCAGTGGATGGTGCCGAACATGGAGATCCTGGCCGAGTATTACGACGGGCGCCCGATCGGGATCGAATTGCCGCAGTACCTGGTGTTCGAGATCGTGGAGACGTCGCCGGTGATGAAGACGGCCACGAAGACGGCCTCGTACAAGCCGGCGAAGCTCGAAAACGGGGTGACGATCAATGTCCCCGAGTTCATTGCCACGGGTGAGCGGGTGCGGGTCAACCCGAGCACGGGGGAGTACCTGGATCGGGCGAAGGACTGA
- a CDS encoding Ig-like domain-containing protein, giving the protein MFSRRYLLLVALATAACKSDGSGPDAGVTTLNLSSAASFGLVGDSVLFTARVIDGNGQTVQGAAVTWSSSNSSVATVSAAGYVTGRAVGSTTITSRSGTATASLTYEVDANPCTGQAAYAPGEVRRLRGSTAFGCATLPGATAAQDYLFIVGNAQAKQDDTLAYSFSLSGTGASAQVSTDAYGLRDPRDIAALQAMGFRDGVEQRLREFEREVTTDALDYMQSRPAGAVRDAALRSVSAAAVAAVGDTVAIRVPNLSPGKGICRDFIAIRAVVKAVSARATLMEDVASPTGRMSTTDYTEIGQEFDAKIYAADTLWFGAPTDINSDARISIVYTPEVNKLTPAGSGGIVGGFFFGGDLLKRSDYPTTNDCRNQTNEQEIFYLLAPDPTGSINGNARTTAGVRQVSRGTIAHEFQHMINQGVRQYNPAVKAFETPWLNEALSHFAEEAVGRTISGFGDFQSLRTADINPSAANQADFLAFYRQNLTRFRLWMLRPDTASPTSDRARDQLAHRGAAWALVRYAADRYSGGNARAFFRKLAAGPETDITNLMLRTGAPFDEIIGGWLVANYAENRAIPGLDPKFLYSSWDLADAMKGVNNNTYPLLLTAFPGSFTSPVLSGSGNYYTHRLAGGAGPVNVNLRNPGGSPMTASGARLWVVRLN; this is encoded by the coding sequence ATGTTCTCTCGTCGTTACCTGCTGTTGGTCGCCCTGGCGACCGCTGCCTGCAAGTCGGATGGCTCGGGCCCCGACGCTGGGGTGACCACCCTCAACCTGTCGTCCGCGGCCAGCTTTGGCTTGGTGGGGGACTCGGTCCTCTTTACGGCACGGGTCATCGACGGCAATGGACAAACCGTTCAGGGAGCGGCGGTCACCTGGTCCTCCTCCAACAGTTCGGTCGCCACGGTGTCCGCCGCGGGATACGTGACGGGCCGCGCCGTGGGTTCGACGACGATTACCAGCCGATCCGGGACGGCCACAGCGTCCCTCACATACGAGGTCGATGCCAACCCTTGCACCGGTCAAGCCGCTTACGCACCGGGCGAGGTGCGCAGGCTTCGCGGAAGCACGGCCTTTGGCTGTGCGACGCTTCCCGGGGCGACGGCCGCCCAGGACTACCTGTTCATCGTGGGGAATGCGCAGGCGAAGCAGGACGACACGCTTGCGTATTCCTTTTCGCTCTCGGGAACCGGCGCATCAGCCCAGGTCAGCACCGACGCGTACGGCCTGCGCGACCCGCGCGACATCGCCGCCCTGCAGGCCATGGGTTTCCGGGATGGCGTCGAGCAGCGCCTGCGCGAGTTCGAACGAGAGGTGACGACCGATGCGCTCGACTACATGCAGTCGCGTCCGGCCGGCGCGGTGCGTGATGCCGCGCTGCGCTCGGTATCCGCCGCTGCCGTGGCTGCGGTGGGTGACACGGTCGCCATCCGCGTTCCGAACCTCAGCCCCGGGAAGGGGATCTGCCGCGACTTTATCGCCATCCGCGCCGTGGTGAAGGCGGTCTCGGCGCGGGCCACGCTGATGGAAGATGTCGCGTCTCCCACCGGCCGCATGAGCACCACCGACTACACCGAGATTGGCCAGGAGTTCGACGCCAAGATCTATGCGGCGGACACGCTCTGGTTCGGGGCCCCGACGGACATCAACAGCGACGCCCGGATCAGCATCGTCTACACTCCGGAAGTCAACAAACTCACGCCAGCGGGCAGCGGCGGGATCGTCGGCGGGTTCTTCTTTGGTGGCGACCTGCTCAAGCGCTCCGATTACCCGACGACCAACGACTGCCGCAACCAGACCAATGAGCAGGAGATCTTCTATCTCCTCGCGCCGGACCCGACCGGTTCGATCAACGGGAACGCGCGGACCACGGCCGGTGTGCGGCAAGTGAGCCGCGGCACGATCGCGCACGAGTTCCAGCACATGATCAACCAGGGCGTGCGCCAGTACAACCCGGCGGTGAAGGCGTTCGAGACCCCGTGGCTCAACGAGGCGCTCTCGCATTTCGCCGAAGAAGCGGTGGGACGCACCATCAGTGGGTTCGGCGACTTTCAGTCGCTGCGCACGGCCGATATCAATCCGTCCGCGGCCAATCAGGCCGACTTCCTCGCATTCTATCGCCAGAACCTCACACGCTTCCGGCTCTGGATGTTGAGGCCGGATACCGCGTCCCCGACCTCGGACCGCGCCCGCGACCAGTTGGCTCACCGCGGGGCCGCCTGGGCCCTCGTCCGGTACGCGGCGGATCGGTACTCGGGCGGCAATGCGCGAGCCTTCTTCCGCAAGTTGGCCGCCGGGCCTGAGACCGACATCACCAACCTCATGCTGCGCACGGGCGCCCCGTTCGATGAGATCATTGGGGGATGGCTCGTCGCGAACTACGCCGAGAATCGCGCCATTCCCGGGCTGGACCCGAAGTTCCTGTATTCGAGCTGGGACCTCGCGGACGCCATGAAGGGGGTCAACAACAACACGTATCCTCTTCTGCTCACCGCATTTCCCGGGAGCTTCACCTCGCCGGTCCTGTCGGGATCAGGGAACTACTATACGCATCGACTCGCCGGTGGGGCGGGACCAGTGAACGTCAATTTGCGAAACCCCGGGGGTTCTCCGATGACGGCCTCCGGCGCGCGCCTCTGGGTGGTCCGGCTGAACTGA
- a CDS encoding YncE family protein → MLSLRALFALGAAACASAAPPATPSPVANVPASAPTPVVAPPTQDYLLFTVAESADQAALVRFGPRGIRIEREQRVGMMPTEINGPHGVAVSPDGKWYYISIAHGTPYGTFWKYSTAKDSVAGRATLGLFPATVQLTPDGALAFVVNFNLHGEMVPSSVSVVSTDEMVEIARITTCTMPHGSRINTAGTHQYSACMMDDMLTEIDTRTLEVSRHFLLARGSEMGMQGPPGAMSHAGHSTAGMSHDSAMSMASSVQCSPTWAQPSARGDKVYVACNKSNEIVEIDFATWKMTRRWNTKDGVYNLAVSPDGKLLVATNKRAKSITIYETAGGTELVTLPTFKGVVHGVVVSPDNRYAFVTEEGRGSEAGILEVFDLAARRSVATLELGQQAAGVDFFRIEPAR, encoded by the coding sequence ATGCTGTCCCTCAGAGCCCTGTTCGCCCTCGGCGCCGCCGCCTGTGCTTCCGCGGCGCCCCCGGCCACGCCGTCACCCGTCGCCAACGTCCCCGCGTCAGCGCCCACCCCGGTCGTCGCCCCTCCCACCCAGGATTACCTGCTGTTCACGGTGGCGGAGTCGGCCGACCAGGCGGCCCTGGTCCGTTTCGGTCCCCGCGGGATTCGGATCGAGCGCGAACAACGGGTCGGAATGATGCCCACGGAGATCAACGGCCCGCACGGCGTCGCGGTCAGCCCCGACGGCAAGTGGTACTACATCTCGATCGCGCACGGGACGCCCTACGGGACCTTCTGGAAATACAGCACGGCGAAGGACTCGGTGGCCGGACGCGCGACCCTCGGACTCTTCCCCGCCACGGTGCAGCTCACCCCGGACGGTGCCCTCGCCTTTGTCGTGAACTTCAACCTCCACGGCGAGATGGTGCCGAGTTCGGTGTCCGTGGTCTCGACCGATGAGATGGTGGAGATCGCGCGGATCACTACCTGCACCATGCCGCATGGCTCGCGCATCAACACTGCCGGGACCCACCAGTACTCGGCGTGCATGATGGACGACATGCTGACGGAGATCGACACGCGGACCCTGGAGGTGTCGCGTCATTTCCTCCTCGCGCGCGGCTCCGAGATGGGGATGCAGGGTCCACCCGGGGCGATGAGCCATGCCGGGCATTCCACCGCCGGGATGTCGCACGACAGCGCGATGTCGATGGCGAGTAGCGTGCAGTGCTCACCCACCTGGGCGCAGCCTTCGGCGCGTGGCGACAAGGTGTACGTCGCGTGCAACAAGTCGAACGAGATCGTGGAGATCGACTTTGCCACGTGGAAGATGACGCGCCGCTGGAACACCAAGGACGGGGTGTACAACCTGGCCGTGTCCCCCGACGGCAAGCTCCTGGTGGCGACGAACAAGCGGGCAAAGTCGATCACGATCTACGAGACGGCCGGGGGAACGGAGCTCGTGACCCTCCCGACCTTCAAGGGCGTGGTGCACGGTGTCGTGGTTTCCCCCGACAACCGCTATGCCTTTGTGACCGAGGAAGGGCGGGGCTCCGAGGCGGGAATACTCGAGGTCTTTGACCTGGCGGCGCGACGGAGCGTCGCCACCCTGGAGCTTGGACAACAGGCGGCCGGGGTCGATTTCTTCCGGATCGAACCCGCCCGATAG
- a CDS encoding arylesterase, producing the protein MRRGLSVVVLAAACGTATKDTVRTDSAGVTQPNVGVAAPAPVRKGTVLLVGTSLTAGYGLDNPDDAYPSVLQRMADSAGYSIAIQNAGLSGETSAGALRRIDWLLRDDFTAVVIETGANDGLRGLDVDSTRANLKAIVRRVKSELPNARVALVQMEAPPNLGARYTTAFRESFGEVAREEGITLFPFLLDGVGGVAGLNQRDGIHPNVEGAQRVARNLWPALEALLAGTAAGR; encoded by the coding sequence ATGCGTCGTGGACTAAGTGTGGTTGTGCTGGCCGCCGCCTGTGGGACGGCGACCAAAGATACGGTCCGGACCGATAGCGCCGGGGTGACCCAGCCGAACGTCGGGGTCGCCGCGCCTGCGCCGGTGCGGAAGGGGACCGTGCTCCTCGTGGGCACCTCGCTGACGGCAGGCTACGGCCTGGACAACCCGGACGACGCCTACCCGTCAGTACTGCAACGCATGGCGGACTCCGCTGGTTACAGCATCGCCATCCAGAACGCGGGGTTGAGCGGCGAAACCTCTGCCGGGGCCCTCCGGAGGATCGATTGGCTGCTCCGGGACGACTTCACCGCCGTCGTGATCGAGACGGGGGCGAATGACGGCCTCCGCGGCCTGGATGTGGATTCGACGCGTGCGAACCTCAAGGCCATCGTGCGACGGGTGAAATCCGAGCTACCGAACGCGCGGGTGGCCCTGGTGCAGATGGAGGCACCACCCAACCTTGGCGCCCGTTACACGACGGCCTTTCGCGAGAGCTTCGGCGAGGTGGCCCGCGAAGAGGGGATCACCCTGTTCCCCTTCCTGTTGGACGGGGTGGGCGGGGTCGCCGGGCTGAACCAACGCGACGGGATCCACCCGAACGTCGAGGGGGCCCAGCGGGTCGCCCGGAACCTGTGGCCGGCGCTGGAAGCCCTGCTGGCAGGCACCGCGGCCGGCCGCTGA
- a CDS encoding D-aminoacylase — MISHSTRALAVLLTVAACSSASPDGFLVTNARVIDGTGTPARAASVRIRGDSILEVGDLTPQQGEAVVDAGGLILAPGFIDTHSHADGDLREDTTALGAVSQGITTIIGGQDGGSHPDIGAFLAELEARPVPVNVATYVGHGTLRMRAMGEDFRRVATTAEVDSMRRLLGAALDAGALGLSTGLEYDPGIYSSTDEVLALAKDVAAAGGRYISHIRSEDYAFWKAIDEIITIGREARLPVQISHAKLAMRDLWGRADSLVRILEAARADGVDITADIYPYLYWQSTLTVLFPKRDFENRVSANFALTQTTTPGGLRLAVYLPKPEYQGKTLAEVAALRGVDSVTALIDVIRDAERMRKEAQPEFIEGKTVESIIATSMVEEDVAAIMRWPFTNFCTDGSFTGSHPRGFGSFPRILGKYVRGDGVMSLEEAVRRGTSLAARNMGIPDRGTLAPGMKADLVLFDPSTVIDRATPDTPHAPSLGIERVWVNGRDVFAGGKATGVAAGRVIKRR, encoded by the coding sequence ATGATTAGCCACTCAACGCGCGCTCTCGCCGTCCTGCTCACCGTGGCGGCCTGCTCATCCGCCAGCCCCGACGGTTTTCTCGTCACCAACGCCCGAGTCATCGACGGAACTGGCACCCCGGCCCGGGCCGCGTCAGTTCGCATTCGCGGCGACTCCATTCTGGAAGTTGGCGACCTCACCCCCCAGCAAGGTGAAGCCGTCGTCGACGCCGGCGGGCTCATCCTTGCGCCCGGGTTCATCGACACCCACTCACACGCGGACGGCGACCTGCGGGAGGACACGACGGCGCTCGGCGCCGTCTCCCAGGGAATCACGACGATCATCGGCGGACAGGACGGCGGATCGCATCCCGACATCGGGGCGTTTCTCGCAGAGCTGGAGGCGCGCCCGGTGCCGGTGAACGTGGCGACCTACGTGGGACACGGCACCTTGCGGATGCGGGCGATGGGCGAGGATTTCCGACGGGTGGCGACCACCGCGGAGGTGGACTCGATGCGTCGGCTGCTTGGCGCCGCGCTCGACGCCGGGGCGCTGGGGCTGTCGACCGGACTGGAATACGACCCCGGCATCTACTCGAGCACCGACGAGGTGCTTGCCCTGGCGAAGGACGTCGCCGCGGCCGGCGGGCGCTACATCTCGCATATCCGATCAGAAGACTACGCTTTCTGGAAAGCGATCGACGAGATCATCACCATCGGGCGCGAGGCACGCCTTCCGGTCCAGATCTCCCACGCCAAGTTGGCGATGCGCGACTTGTGGGGTCGCGCTGATTCCCTCGTGCGGATCCTTGAGGCGGCGCGCGCCGATGGGGTCGATATCACGGCGGACATCTATCCCTACCTCTACTGGCAGTCGACGCTCACCGTGCTGTTCCCGAAGCGCGATTTCGAGAATCGGGTGTCGGCGAACTTCGCTCTGACGCAAACGACGACGCCGGGTGGCCTGCGCCTGGCCGTTTACCTCCCTAAACCGGAGTATCAGGGCAAGACGCTCGCCGAAGTGGCCGCCTTGCGCGGCGTCGACTCGGTGACCGCCCTGATCGACGTGATCCGGGACGCGGAGCGGATGCGCAAGGAGGCCCAGCCGGAGTTCATCGAGGGCAAGACCGTGGAGAGCATCATCGCCACGAGTATGGTGGAGGAGGATGTCGCCGCAATCATGCGCTGGCCGTTCACGAACTTCTGCACCGACGGCTCGTTCACCGGGAGCCACCCGCGGGGATTCGGGTCGTTCCCCCGCATCCTGGGGAAGTACGTGCGCGGCGATGGGGTGATGTCGTTGGAAGAGGCGGTGCGACGGGGCACGTCCCTGGCGGCGCGCAACATGGGGATCCCGGATCGCGGGACGTTGGCACCGGGGATGAAGGCGGACCTGGTGCTGTTCGACCCGTCGACCGTGATTGACCGCGCCACGCCGGACACGCCGCACGCGCCTTCCCTGGGGATTGAGCGCGTGTGGGTGAACGGTCGAGACGTGTTCGCGGGCGGCAAAGCGACCGGGGTAGCAGCCGGTCGGGTGATCAAGCGGCGTTAG
- a CDS encoding ATP-binding cassette domain-containing protein, whose protein sequence is MLEARQLTKEFDSGTHHLTVLRDVSFQIPQGALVAIVGPSGSGKTTLLGLLAGLDTPSRGSVILDGRDITSLSEDQRAQLRGEKVGFVFQSFQLIPTLTAIENVQVPLELRGERGADVRARDLLTRVGLADRLDHFPSQLSGVSNSAWPSPAPL, encoded by the coding sequence ATGCTCGAAGCCCGACAGCTCACGAAGGAGTTTGACAGTGGCACCCACCACCTGACGGTCCTGCGCGACGTTTCGTTCCAGATCCCGCAGGGTGCCCTGGTTGCCATCGTCGGACCATCCGGTAGTGGGAAGACCACCTTGCTCGGGCTCCTCGCGGGACTCGACACCCCCAGCCGCGGCTCCGTCATCCTCGACGGCAGGGACATCACCTCCCTGTCCGAAGACCAGCGGGCCCAGTTGCGCGGGGAGAAAGTTGGCTTCGTGTTCCAATCCTTTCAATTGATCCCGACCCTCACGGCGATCGAGAATGTGCAGGTTCCGCTGGAGCTGCGGGGTGAACGGGGCGCCGACGTTCGCGCGCGAGACCTATTGACCCGGGTCGGACTCGCCGACCGCCTCGATCACTTTCCCTCGCAGCTTTCGGGGGTGAGCAACAGCGCGTGGCCATCGCCCGCGCCTTTGTGA